AGGCAGTAATAATACAAGTGTTGGCAATTTAGCAGGCAACGCGCTTACCGGAACGGGCGCTCAAAACACATTTGTAGGGTATCAGGCAGGCACAGCAAATACATCGGGTATTAACAATACATTTATTGGCTATAATGCCGGAGTTACAAACACCACTACCGGAGCCAGCACCTTTGTGGGCAGAGAAGCGGGGCAGGCGCAAACCACTGGAGGCGAAAATACTTTTCTCGGCTATCAGGCAGGTTTTTCAAATACGAGCGGAATTGATAATGTTGCCAGCGGAAATCAGGCATTCTACTGGAACACTACAGGAACCGCTAACTGCGTTGTTGGATACCAGGCGGGAAAAGGTTCATCTGGAAATTCGTATTCACACAATTCTTTTTTTGGCTGGAGCAGCGGAAATGTAAGCACCACCGGAACAGATAATTCGTTTTTCGGTTCTGCATCGGGCGCTAATACCACTTCAGGAAATTACAATACCTTTATGGGACGCAATGCGGGCTGGACAAATGCAACAGGAACTGATAACACTTTTATAGGACGCGGTGCCGGTTATGCTAATACCGCAAGTTATAATACCGCGCTAGGAAGAAATGCAGGGCAAACTATCACCACCGGCTCGAATAATACCTGCGTGGGATATGGCGCGGATGTTGCAGCTGCCGCTATCGAGCGAGGTGCATTTGGATATAATGCTATGAATAATCATGCAGATTATTCAATTCAATTAGGCAGCACTGCGGTTACAGATATTTGGTGTGGAAATGGAACCGCTACTGTACATAGTAGCGATGGACGATTTAAATTTAATATAAAAGAAGAAGTGAAAGGTTTGGAGTTCATCAATAAACTTCGTCCGGTCACTTACCAAATGGATACAAAAAAGTTAGATGATTTTGTAATTAAGGACATGCCTGATAGCATTAAACAAATACATCAATCAGGAATGAATTTTCAACCATCAACATCAATGATTCATTCAGGTTTTATAGCACAAGAGGTAGAAAAGGCTGCCAAAAGTTGTGGATTCACTTGTTCTATAGTTCGCACTCCTTTAGATTCAACAAAAGGTCAATATGGATTGGCTTACGGTGAAATTGTTGTACCACTTGTTAAGGCAGTGCAGGAATTAAGCCATAAAGTTGACAGTTTAGTAAATACAAAAAGTTCTCAGCGCAGTAATAATAGCGGAGGAGATAAAGGCAGCGGTAATTCCGAAACAACAATTAATATTCAACTTGCAAATAATTGCGTATTGTATCAGAACCAACCCAATCCAACAAGCAGCAATACAACCATTCGTTATTTCATTCCTGAAAATGTAACTGGCGCTTACATTGTATTCTTTGATTTTTACGGCAAGGAAATAAAGCGCGTTGAAATAAAAGAAACAGGCAATGGAAAAATTGAGGCGGATACACAAAATTTGATGGAGGGCATGTATTCTTACTCTCTTATAGTGAATGGGAAAGTAATTGATACAAAGAAAATGGAGAAAAATTAACAAGGCGCTGATATTAAAAATAAAAGGTGAAATTCTTTTTTGAGAGTTTCACCTTTTTATCTTTGTAAATTATTACCAATAATAAATACTGAACAAATGAAAAACATTTTACTGATTATGTTTTTTGCATTTACAATAAATGCATCGGCACAGATTACATTAGAACATAAATATGATACTGCTTCTGATTATAAAGATAATATATTGATGATAGTAAAATTTGAATTATTGGGCGAGTGCTATGTTAAAATAAATAGAGAGGGCAACAATATTTCTATTTATGACTTAAATCATTCATTGATAAAAACTATTTCGTTTGCTTCGTATCCTCCCCATGTAGGTAATTTTATTGTTCTTTATTTATCACAACAATTATTTGATACCGATTCTGCAATAGAGTTTTTATATGGCTATTCTAGTGCTGATGGAGTAGTTCATACTCGCATATATAAAGAAGATGGTACATCTATTTTTATTGCAGACTCTCTTTTTTCATGGGATGAAGTTAGTATTCCACAACAGCAGGTTACCATTTATAATACGCCACAAGGCACAAAAATGATTCTTAGTCATATGGGTAATGACCAAGCGTATGTATATAGTTTACCCGGCACCTTAAGCACCGGCATACAGGAGGGCAATGCCGCGCTCATGCAGGCGCAGGGGCTTGGCAGCCTTTACCCCAACCCCAGCACCGGCAAAGCAACTTTGCAATATGAATTGCCCAAAGGAGAAACACAGGGAGAAATAATTTTATACAACACGCATGGCGCAGAGGTTAAACGCTATAAAGTAGATGATACTTTTAAAGATTTGCTGCTTGATAACACGCAACTGCCTGCGGGAACTTATTTTTATCAATTGCAAACAAGTAAGGGTAGTGTGGGAACGAAAAAGATGGTGGTGGTGAAATAAAGAGCAAGTCCGCCTTTTCTTTTATCTTTGATACTAAACATAAAAACTACTCAGATGAAAAAAATCATATACATTATCTTGCTTGCATATAGCATAAGTGCAAAATCACAGATTGTTTGGGAACATACATACGATTCTGCATCAACAGACAATAGTTTGGGCTTTGGTGAAAGCCAACTAATGGTAATAAAGTTTGAAATATCAGGAGAGAGATATGTAAAGGTAAATCGACACGGGGCGAGCATAAGCATTTATGATATGAATCATTCATTGGTTAAAACCATCTCTCTTGTTGCGCTGCCTCTTTGTTTCGGTTCACTTGGAGATATACTTTATTTGTCTGAAAAATTATTTGATACAGACTCAGCGATAGAGTTAATGTATATTAGGAGTTCTTGCGGTGTTTCTTCTCCATATTATATAACTAATATCTACAAAGAAGATGGAACTATACTTTTTTCAGATACTGGTTCTGCACAGATAAAACCAAATTATGAACAACAGCAATATCCCATTTATAATACATCAGTAGGAACAAAAATGATTTTAAGTTATAGAAATGGAGAGGCAAAAGTATTTTCTTTGCCCGGCACATTAAGCCAAGGCGTGCAAGATGGTAATGCGCAACTTATGCAGGCGCAGGGCTTAGGTAACCTTTACCCAAACCCCAGCGCGGGCAAAGTAACTTTACAATATGAGTTACCAAAAGGAGAAAAAGAAGGAGAAATAATTTTATACAACACGCAAGGCGCAGAGGTAAAACGCTACAAAGTAGATGATACTTTTAAGGATTTGCTGCTTGATAATACCATGCTGCCTGCGGGTACTTATTTTTACCAACTGCAAACGAGCAAGGGAAGTGTGGGGAATAAGAAGATGGCGGTGGTGAAGTAAATAATCCTTTTCAAATAACTTTGTAAGTTTGCGCTCATGAAGCGCGCATCAAAAAGGAATAAGGAAATAAGGTATAAGAGAACAGCCGGAAACTTTCTCTATGCCCTATGCCTTATTCCCCTATATCTTATCCCTTATACCTCCTCCGCCCAGCGGCTGAACGGCACAAAGGATGCGGCAGATAACATAATAATTTACGGTGATAGTTTTCTGTTCAGCATTCACGAGCCCAAGGGCTGGACAGGCGATGTGGACAATGCAAAAAATTACAACTCGAATATTATTTTCTATCAAAGCAAAGAAGGCCTGAAGAAAAATACGCTCATACAGGTGCTCACCTATAAAAAGCAGGACGAAGAAGTGAATAAGGATTTGGAATCTGATGTAAGCAACTTCAAAGAGAAGAATCACGATTTGAAAGAACAAACCAACGAAGTGAGCAATAAAAAAATGTATCCCGCTTTTTCAAAACTCGTATATGTGGAAAATGTTTTTTACCAGTATATCGCGTATGTGAATCCCGGCAAGGAGTTTCACAATGCGTTTTCGGTTTCCATGAATATTGCCAAGCGCACAGCCACCAAAGAAGAAATTTCCGCTTTCAAAGAAATTGTTTCTTCGCTAGTGGTATTCAAAAGGTAATCTTCCTGGTAACGAAGTAACGAATCCGATTACAAATTTTACGAATACTGCTGAAACCCTGATTCGTTACATTCGTTACCAGAATTCGTTACTTCGTTACCGGGAGATTATTATTTTTGCCCACTAACTTTTCTTTATGTCCAACCGAACCTTCACCATGATTAAGCCCGATGCCGTGGCGAACAAACACACGGGCGCTATTCTTGACCGGATTATAAAAGCAGGATTTAAAATCATTGCCATGAAATTAGTGCAACTCACTCCTGAAATGGCAGGCAAGTTTTATCTGGTTCACCGCGAGCGTACGTTTTACAACGAGTTAATCAAATACATGAGTTCCGGTCCCATTGTTGCCGCCATTCTTGAAAAAGAAAATGCGGTGGAAGATTTCCGGAAGTTAATTGGAAACACCGACCCTGCAAAAGCAGAGAAAGGAACCATTCGCGCCCTGTTTGCAAAATCAATTGATGCCAACGCCATTCACGGTTCCGACAGCGATGCCAATGCGAAGATGGAAGGAGATTTTTTCTTTACTATGTTCGAACGGGTATAATTTCGTTTTTCGATGATTCAAGTTAAAGATTTAACGAAGAAATTCGGCAGCGTGGAAGCGCTCAGGGGAATCAGTTTCTCCATTGAGAAGGGAGAAATTTTCGGATTGCTCGGACCCAACGGAGCA
This genomic stretch from Bacteroidota bacterium harbors:
- a CDS encoding tail fiber domain-containing protein, which gives rise to MKTTTNKIAVRQIGRTPHFIGALLLAVIFTLGIAGVKGQTTLSGTASNGCTAAAPAANNTNTAIGCSAGNANSGSNNTSVGNLAGNALTGTGAQNTFVGYQAGTANTSGINNTFIGYNAGVTNTTTGASTFVGREAGQAQTTGGENTFLGYQAGFSNTSGIDNVASGNQAFYWNTTGTANCVVGYQAGKGSSGNSYSHNSFFGWSSGNVSTTGTDNSFFGSASGANTTSGNYNTFMGRNAGWTNATGTDNTFIGRGAGYANTASYNTALGRNAGQTITTGSNNTCVGYGADVAAAAIERGAFGYNAMNNHADYSIQLGSTAVTDIWCGNGTATVHSSDGRFKFNIKEEVKGLEFINKLRPVTYQMDTKKLDDFVIKDMPDSIKQIHQSGMNFQPSTSMIHSGFIAQEVEKAAKSCGFTCSIVRTPLDSTKGQYGLAYGEIVVPLVKAVQELSHKVDSLVNTKSSQRSNNSGGDKGSGNSETTINIQLANNCVLYQNQPNPTSSNTTIRYFIPENVTGAYIVFFDFYGKEIKRVEIKETGNGKIEADTQNLMEGMYSYSLIVNGKVIDTKKMEKN
- a CDS encoding T9SS type A sorting domain-containing protein; protein product: MKNILLIMFFAFTINASAQITLEHKYDTASDYKDNILMIVKFELLGECYVKINREGNNISIYDLNHSLIKTISFASYPPHVGNFIVLYLSQQLFDTDSAIEFLYGYSSADGVVHTRIYKEDGTSIFIADSLFSWDEVSIPQQQVTIYNTPQGTKMILSHMGNDQAYVYSLPGTLSTGIQEGNAALMQAQGLGSLYPNPSTGKATLQYELPKGETQGEIILYNTHGAEVKRYKVDDTFKDLLLDNTQLPAGTYFYQLQTSKGSVGTKKMVVVK
- a CDS encoding T9SS type A sorting domain-containing protein codes for the protein MKKIIYIILLAYSISAKSQIVWEHTYDSASTDNSLGFGESQLMVIKFEISGERYVKVNRHGASISIYDMNHSLVKTISLVALPLCFGSLGDILYLSEKLFDTDSAIELMYIRSSCGVSSPYYITNIYKEDGTILFSDTGSAQIKPNYEQQQYPIYNTSVGTKMILSYRNGEAKVFSLPGTLSQGVQDGNAQLMQAQGLGNLYPNPSAGKVTLQYELPKGEKEGEIILYNTQGAEVKRYKVDDTFKDLLLDNTMLPAGTYFYQLQTSKGSVGNKKMAVVK
- the ndk gene encoding nucleoside-diphosphate kinase; this encodes MSNRTFTMIKPDAVANKHTGAILDRIIKAGFKIIAMKLVQLTPEMAGKFYLVHRERTFYNELIKYMSSGPIVAAILEKENAVEDFRKLIGNTDPAKAEKGTIRALFAKSIDANAIHGSDSDANAKMEGDFFFTMFERV